In Emys orbicularis isolate rEmyOrb1 chromosome 14, rEmyOrb1.hap1, whole genome shotgun sequence, the sequence AGGcacacctgagctagctttgatctagttaTCTCACTAAAAATACCAGcgaagccacagcagcatgggcaaCGAAATGGACTAGCTGCCCGAATATATACTGAAAGTCCCAGAGGAACTTCACTCAAGTGGCTAGTGCCAACTTAGCTACTTTGTCACTAGATCTGGTGACTTTTTGGTTTCCCTAGGGAGAAAATAAGTGTCAAAGTGACCAGTGACAAATCTAGCGAGTTTCACTGCCAATTACAGTGACATTCAGAGAAAGAAGTCACCAATATGTATAGTCACAaaaatcattcacaagcagctcaaaagcgttaataaaatccattccatgcTGTTCTTACTACATTCTGTTGCACACCAAGTCAATGACATTATGTCTCAATTGAGCATGTCCTTGGAAGGAATCACATTCCAGGGCTTCGTGGGCTGAGATCACTATAATCTGCAGGTGAGGAAAAGAAGTTTGTGGAGGCTAATTAAAGAGGTTGCTAAAGCCAGGCACACTTTGGAGAAAGCAGCACATTTGCCAGGGCTTATTTTTACCCAAATGTGTTCTTTCTGACTGCTCCGTAATAGGCAGCACACCCTGTGATGCAGGGAAATACGGCTAATGAAGCAGCATACTGGGTGGAGGAGGCAGGTTAGCCAGTGAGGAGAGCTGCAAGGATGGAAGATGGGGTGGGATGAGACAGGGCCATGTGCCCCATTGGGGCACGGGGAAGAGGGGCACCGTGCCGCCAGGGATGAAACCCTTACTACAAGATCAAAGGTGCAGCTAGCTTGATTTAGGTTTCCCTTTACTCCTTTCCTTGGCTTGGCCTGGGGTTAGCTGCTCAGCTGTTTTCAGAAATGAAACCCTGGAAGCAGGGGTGGAAGGGGTCCGGCTAgcggatttttgtttttaagtctaCTTTCTTGGCTCCCTGCAGTGGTGAGCTCAGGTCAGAGGAATGCCCTCTTCCCCCTGCTTCTGGGATCTCCCTTTCATTAACCTGTAGACTCAAATCCAGGCTGGCAAGAAAGGGAGGCTCAGCTGAATTTAACCAACCCCAGCTAACCTGGACTGCAGTGTACAGAGCGCTCTTCCCAATGAGCAGAGGGTTGCAGTTTCTTTCTCAATGAGCAGAGGGCGCCCTCCTGATGATAGTGTACTGTTTTAGTTGCTTCTGGTGTGCAACAGAATGTAGTAAGAACAGCATGGAATAGATTTTAACAACACTATTGAGCTGCTTGTGAATTATTTTGTGACTatactcgtgtgtgtgtgtgtgtgttttatatatatatatatatatttatttatttattttttactcctTTTGAGCTTAAACAGCTATATGTAGTGACTTTTCAGGGTTTGTCTGGGGCCTTCCTGCTATGTGGAGATGGCAACACTGCACACCTCCATGgcttcattgctatttttagcaagctagctagatcaaagctacctCGGGTATGCCTGTGTGTACTGTAATCACACCTCCCGGCTGCAGCATGGACATACCCTAAATGTTTTGAAGTCTACACTTATTCCTTGAACAGCTAGTTTAGAGACTTTAGATCAACTAAATAACCAACTTCTAAAATACGATCTGCTAGCAGACATCCTAATTTAAATGTCTGTACCACACTTTAATCCCCAgtaatccctttttttttttttaaatcctctttttCTAAATTTCTTCCATGCTTTATATTTTAGATGCCACCTACTTCAATCTGAGATCAGATTCTctgagtggggctggaggggaaggggaaggatagACAGACCACTAATTATATTTGAACTGAAATGGCCCCATTTATGTAACACATGATTGTGCAGCACTTTTTCCTGATAGAAATAGTACTGTGTGTGCTTCACACAACAAACATCAACATTTAAATAAAGTAATGCAGTTGTCATAAAGAGTTAGCTCTCACAGAAAACCCTTACCTTCTACACCCTACCATGcaaccttttttttaaagaaacaaataccTATGCTTGATAATTTAGCACCTGAATAGTCTTAGTTGGCTTTTGACATTCAGATCTTTGCTACTGATTCTTGTTTTGCAGAAAACTTTGCTATCAAAGAACACTTTAGTTCACATTATGACTGTATTTTTGTAAAAGGGTAATTTTTATTTAGAAGAGTGTAGAATTTGGAGGACACAGAAAGCAGCAGAACTGGCAGTGGCTCCTAAAACTGTAAGTTATGCCTCTCCTGCCGTCTCTCTTGTTGcaaggcttttttttaaagtgacacaAATGAATGATTTTGCCACCTGCATTTGAACAACAGACTTACAATCTCTCTCATGCAATCAAACTGTCCAGGCAGAAGCCTTAGAGCAGCAGCTCTTGACCCTCAAGACTCATGGAGCTGGCAGGCAGGCAAAATGTGCAGTGATAAAGAGAGTGCGTCTTCCTTAAAGGTGATCTGCATGGGCAAAAAGAGGGGAGGGGCATTTTTGCTGCTTTATTATGTATAAAGAAGGTAGGATTGGGTCAGGGGGTCTAAGGTTATCAATTTATAATTCATGGCAAGAGAAAACTGAAAGAATTTAAACTGCTTGTGTTCTACCCCCTTTCCCACCTTGCATCTGTCTTGGCTGTTGAGACTATGTTCTTCGAGGCAGGGACAGTTGAGTAGTGGATTTgtataatgcctagcacaatgctctctcctcccccccactcttAGTTGGgccttaggcactactgtaataaacattaataataatgaaataacGAAGCCTTGGTAAAAGGGGCACTGCTAAACAAGCTGAACTGTGATATTTGAGCTAGGTAGGCCTTTAAAAGACAGCAAGTAATTGTTGTTAAAGACTCATCTTATTCTCAGTTGCTCATGTCCTATGGAATGCAGCGTTCCCCAACTTGTGTATTTACAACTGGTGTGGGGCCATAGCAAGGAGAAGATAATAAGCAGCATAACATAGCAGCAGCAGGATAATGTCAGAGACAGCATTTGCTTTCTAGAACATGTaaggttttttcttttctataacTAAGAAAAGAGAAGCCAGCTTGGCTGGGCTTTTCCAAAGAATCCAGATGAGATGTTATTTTTTATGCCGCtcttatttttctctcttattttaataaatattgttttaatgttGCATGGATGTTTCCCACAGTCCACCTGAAAGGCCTTCTCTTCATTAAGGAAAAAAAggtatatttttaaacacaaattaGCTGGTTAAGGTAAACTCTAAGCTGACTGAAGTAACACTCCCCTAGGGTTCACCTGAACTAAGTAACAAgtgttaaaactacaacttgCCTAAACCAGGATTTTACACATTAAcatgacagacacacacacctcttGTTCCCTATATAGACAGAACCTAAAAGAATAAAGTTCTTCAATCTCCCAGGAGGGGTACAAAAGGCAAAAGGTGTGTTAGAGCCTGATGCCCACTCGGTTTCAGTTTAACAAACATGGACAGAGATTTTCCCTCCCAAAGAGGTGTGTTGCATGTGTGAGAGGGGTGTGGGTGCATCTCAGGGTAGAAGTCAAAATGACACAGAGGAGGCATGATTTGGTGGAGGTGCAGATGACAGTTTCAAAACCCCCACTTTAAAGTACATAGAAAGCTGTggatttaaacaaaaccaaaaaacctcaTGCCTTTCCTATACACAACAAGGCTGCAATAAACAAATCAAGGGCACAACCTTGACAAAAGATCAGGTGATTACTCAGTAAAGCATTTAAACTTCTTGATGGTTCTGTTACTTCAAGCTAACTTTCCTCACCCTCATGTTTTGTAATCAAAGTTTTCAGCTGACTGAACAAGGAGGCAGGTGTCATTATGAATAGGTTTAGGGAAAGcacttcagggtatgtctacaggggttctcaaacttcactgcactgtgacccccttctgacaacaaaaatgactacatgaccccagcaggggagacggaagcctgagcccgcccgagccccatcaccctgggcaggggggccaaagccaaaacccaagcctgtcacccagggctgaagcccttgagctttggCCCCTGGCAGTGGGGTGTGAGCTTTGGCCCTGGGcgccagcaagtctaatgccagccctggcaaccccattacaATGGGATCCCAAtccaaagtttgagaactgctagtctacactgcatctgggagcaagCTTCCCACCCTGGATCCACAGACTTGCAGTGGTGAGGCTCAGACTAGtgggtgctaaaaatagctaaaaatagctgtgttgcTTTGAtttaggcttgagagcctgagccagaatgtctacatagctatttttagcacaagcCCCACCACAAGTCTGTCCACCATggttgggaggcttgctcccagatacagtgtagacattctgtaggggtttgtcttcactgcaagttATCTTGTTACTCTACTTGAGCTAGTCTAGCTCTAGTGAGAGCAACCATACTGCGAAACACTCAAAACAAAAACTGCCCAGAGCGATCAGATAAGCAGCATAGAGTGATCTGATTAATAGCTGATAAGTTGTAACTCCAGCTGCTGCATCCCCACAACattactaaggccatgtctacactactaatGTCGGCAAAACTTCGGTCACTCAGGGGGGGTGAAAAAAATACACCCGAGTGacagttttgctggcataagtggcagtgtgcacagcactatgtcagtggaagagcttctcctgccgacataattaaaccacccccaacgagcggcaatagctatgtcgacgggagagctctctcccatcggcatagagcggctagaTGAGAGATCTTACAACGGCGCAGCTGCGCcattgtaagctctctagtgtagacatagcctaaactTGAGTATCAGAAAGCACACAGGCTTCAACCTGTACCGCTCCCTCGACCAGCCAGCTTGAGCTTGAGCTTAAAGGACCACTCAGCTCAAGCTAGAGAGCTGTTTGTGTGGATGGGAATTGGGTTAGAGGCAAAACTCAAGTTATACCTTGAGCTAACAATGTAACAAAACCAAGCCTGTATGGAAGTGAAACTTTAGGCAATGGCTTAAGAATGCTTTaaggtattttctttttaattcactATCTGTTAATTGAGTGGTCATTTCAGAGTTTTTACACCGAGCATGATACATCCAGACATTTATTTTTTGAAGCATCCAATACCTTCATGAGTGCTAGGAAGAACAATGCACATTATATCTTCTGACAGAATTTTGAGCTCATACTATTACATAAAACCCCATTCTCTTTCTCCAGAAAAATGCTCCTTTTGTAAAACGTAAATATTAAAGAGGATGTGGTGGATTTGTTACTTTCTACATAACCCCAGCAATTTGCATTTCTTTTCCATTAATATAAGTTTGGGAAATCGGTCTAAAAAGGTTAAGATAAATTATGACTCATAATGGTGACTTGCAGTTTGCATGACTATTTTCTAAAGAACAAAATCTGAACAATGAGGAAATAGTTCATTTGTAAAGCTATTTACAGTAATGAAAACACTGTACTTTTATTCAAGTAATGTCATACAGTTGTGGGTCATAAAGAATTTCCCCGTAAGAGCTACCAGGACTGCAACAGTCAAGTGACAGGAAGTGTTAATCAAGTACTTCAGTTAACCCTTATAATGCTGGCATTTTCAAGACTGGTATCCAAATTAATTCTTCAGAGGATATACCTATGGGTCCTTAAACTGAAGTTAGAATAATAGCTACCAAATTATCTCCTTTAGTTAATAACCATCATACTTTAAGGAAGGTAACACACTGTATTTGAAAGCTTCCTACATTATCTAACAATAGACTGGGTAAATTATTTATCTTGGAACAAATGGTTAACTCACTTCATTGACCATTCATGATATGCCACAAACAAAAAGAGGCCAATTTCCTCAGATATATTCATTTACTCAAAACTTGCTTTTCTGACTCCTTCCCCCCcttctagaaaaaaaatctttctggaCTGATTACAAAGAGGTCCACGAGAGCATTATTAGATCTTTGCTCTTTAAAATGCATTAGTTGTATTTGGCCAGTGAAAGTAAGATTTGTTCTCTGACTGCAAGAGTGTGCAACTACTTTCAGCATGAATATTTGGCACCTGTGAATTTAAAGCCCGTCAGTGAAGTAGGTGCTCAGACATTACGGTGCTGGAGGCTACAAATACCTTTTGAGATAAGGTACAATAAGAAACCTTAAGAAAACCTGTAGAGATATGCCAGAAAGCACTGAATCTCTGGCCATGGGTAAGGTTCCAAGAGATGAGATATGAGGATAGCAGCCAGTTCTAGAAACACTCCCAGGTCTACTCAACTATCAGCAAATATAAGTGGCCTGAAACAGAAGTCATCAGGCTAGCAgtaggggaaaaagaaaaacagaaatcgGTCATAAAGTAGATGGAATACAAGGGTGAAGGAAAAGATCAGAGAGTTTTTGTAATGCACTTAGTACTGTGATATCTGAGCAACCTTGAAAGAATCTACACTTTTGGGAATGTAGCTATACTTTACTGttctttatcatagaatcatagaatatcagggttggaagggacctcaggaggtcatctagtccagccccttgctcaaagcaggaccaatccccagacagatttttaccccagttccctaaaaggcccccctcaaggattgaactcacaaccctgggtttagcaggccaattctcAAACCACCGATCACTAGTTAGAccattttttaaactattttaaaaatattgacaatAGATTAATAGGATGTTCTAACTAGAAAACATTGCACCCCACAAACATCTCTCAGACACCAAACAAATCAGTCCATGATATTTATGTTAGTAACCTATTTTAATTCTACTGAGGGCTAAAGAATTAGTCACTATTAATGTTTTGTATTCTAGATTTCAGTCTAAATTGAAATACAGTTAAGAGCTACAATATGAACTCCTAAAGTAACATACTTTGTTAGAAATCTGACACATACCCTTAACTACAGTACTAACAGGTGCTGCTGTTTTAAGACAAATTGCATTCTTTTAATCTCTCTTCTGAGAAGCTATCAGGCTTTAAGGATGATCTGTAGGAGTCCAGGGAACATCTGATGAGACCAGCACCTGTTGAGATCAAATTTCTGCTGAAAGCCCTAACTGATTTAACATCATGAAATTTCAACTCAACATCTAGagatgtagaattttttttcttcaattttgaATTTCTTTCGTGGCTCTAACAGCTATGGCATAAATTTCTTCCTGAGTAATGGAACTTTAGCACCTGAATGTTTATTCGcatgcaacaaaacaaaaacgtcCAGCTCAAAAGGGATGTGAAGGATCCAGGCCAAGCTGTCACTAAAATATCCAATGCAAGAAAGGTATCTTGAAGGAATGAAATAAAGTTCAAATCTCCTATTCCCagcaaaataaaggaaaagctaCCTTTACAGTAGGTAAGTACACTCTGAAGATATGATTGGAAGTGGGGATACCTAGGACTAATTGTGCAGCTTAACAGTAGAAGAGACTTCAGAAACCACCATGATCTGCATCTGAATAGCAGAAAATAAGGTCACAATCTGCATAACCTCAAATATCTAAACTTGAAATGATATACACTACaataaattttgactttttataagCCATTATAAAAGTAAATGAGAGGAGATTTCAAAACCAGAAGCACGATGCACTACAAAATAATCCACAGTTAAGAGTTCCATAGAATATATATTAAGTCATAAGTACTTTGGTAAAACAAAGATAGTTTTGTGCTAAATATTATTCTGTTGTATACAAGCATTCATGACATCCTCTGCACTCACATTTTCTATGACTGAGCAAGCCTCTTTTCAAGTCCTTCATCCTTTTCACTGGATCCAGATGTTGATATCTATCAGGCTCTTCTAGTGTCAAAATGAAACTGGGGCTCGGAGAGTGGGGATGTCAGGTTGGGTAAGGAGCTGGAGGAATTTGTGGAAGTTATGTTCTCCCTAACAACTAAGGAAATTTGTCCTCTGTTTGTTAACAAGATTCACAATTTAGTGAACTGTGAGTTGTGGGTTGGGTGGCTAAATCCATGGCTGCTTCTAGATGTACAAGGTGTAGTAGTTAAGAGTCCATTTTTCTATCCTCATCTAGCCAAAAGTTTGCAGACTTTTTTGAAAATAATAATTCACATATGCATGTATGTATATACAAATACATACATATTTACAGATATTGATGGGAAACTATATTCCAGCTTTTTAACAGCACAAAGAAACACTAAATGTTTAGGGCAGGAAATAAAGAATGCTGTAAATTGATATTGCAGGGAAAATTTACATATTCTGAGAAATATTAAACTAAAGTTCATTTGTTTAGGACacagatttaaaataattctaTTTAACGGCATCTTGGATCTAATGGCTACACATGAATAAGACCTGCTGTATATCTAATCCAGTTGAGAGCATTTCCTGCAGCATAGGGTACTTTCTTGAATTACCCTTACAGGCAGCACTCTGGCCTACTCTCTGAAGTGTCCCATTAAAACACTGACCTCAATCATCACTTGAAGTTTTATGTCTATAATTAGGTCCTTCATATCACTTCAGTTAGTATTTCCTGCTTTTAaagcaatatatttaaaataaagggtCTGTTTTAAAGGAGGACATGAAGTCTAGCTTACTCCCTTCCTAGCCAATCGGGAGTAAATTAATCCATAGAGGGTTTGTTtgggtttgattttatttttgctgtAAGTAATCAATTTTTACTTTTTGCTGgtgagttttcagatgacacttaTTTTCATAGACGACAGTTTCTTTGTTCTCATTGCAGAGGAACTCAAAGCACGACAGGGTTACTTCTTATCTTAGCATTAGTCAGTGGAGCAACAGGAAGCTCAATTAGTCTATTCCTGGAAAACAGCACTTCcccaaaaaagaaatgaaatgttCCTAGATTATCACACTTTCACATTCCATTTTTGTGAAGAATTCTCAAGCAAGTAATCACTCTACTACTCATTTGCTTGCAAACTCCATAGTTTGAGGTGCATGAGATCAACTAAAGGAGAGGGCAATTTAGAAGTCCCTTCTCAGGACTCGTCTATACTTACAGCTAAAtcagcactgctgcaatcgatgcagtagTGTCGATTTAGTGAGTCTGGTGAAGACAAGCTAAGTCGATGGAACAACGCTCTCCTGTCAatgtctgtactccacctccctgagaggcggaaGGTAAGttagtgggagagcatctcccatcaacacaTTGTGGCATAGGCACTaatgtaagtcgacctaagttacgtctACGTCAGTTATGTAACTTGCGCTACTTCAGTTATGTAAGTTACATAACTGACGTagacgtaacttaggttgacttacagctttagtgtagaccagccctcagtctcACTCTTAACAAGTATAGGTAAAAATTGCGAACACCTAAAATTAGTATAACTGAAAGGTAAAAGTCTATTTTCAGTAAGTTTACTTTGTATACTGTCCTTTGCACTGTTTCCTCTGTTTGTTAGTCTTTCACACAGCATCCAGTAGGCGTCAAACAAAATACACAACCCCCTCCCTTAGTTTGTCGaccttttggggggcagagactaCTTTTATTGCATGTCTGCACAGTgtccagcacagtggggccctgatccttgattgcAAGGGAGTACTAATGCACTATAAATATTTTTAGAGACAGGAAAATGTGActataaaaaaagcaaaaattggCAAGACAACTTCAGGCAAATGTAAAAAGCCAACCCCTTTTTACtcaaatttttaaataattagaTTTTAATGTGATGCTTACCCTTAACTTCATTgataatttataaaatattctCACTGCTCAAACATTACATTCTTactgtaattatttttgttttcacctGTTAAGATGATGCTCATTAGTTGTCTGCGAGAACACTAAATGTCAGGTTACTCTATTTGTAAGTTTCAATCATACAATTTTATTAAGCTATAATATTAGGTTAGGGCTCACTGCTGAGTTCTCTTTCTGAATTTAAGTGGGGATGCGTTTCATTGAGATTGCATACTGATAGTTTAAAGCAGTTGATTAAAAAAGTGCACATATCAGACTGTGTTTGACAGTTGCTTAATAAAAAACCCTGTAGATTTaataaatgcaaaatgaaaactgaattatCTTAGAAAtgatctcttctctctccctggccCTATCTGATTTTAGTTTTCTATATTACAAACCAATGTTAAAAAGAATTCCATAttgtattaataaaaatatatacattcttatgtaaaaatatgAAGTGTGCATTTGATCATTTACAATCATGTCTATTAATGTTTTTGTGCAcaaatatgaaattgaagaaATTAAATCACGGGACACCTGTTTTATGTTTTCAGGACTCTCCTCAGCTCTTGCCAAGATGTGGAAGTCAAATCTTTAAGGGTACCACagaataacatttaaaatatataaacttaGAATTAGGACAACTATTAGTATGTACTACTTAATTTTTCAAttgatttacaaatattaaaaattataGTTAGACTCACACCTGTTTTATCAAATACTAAAAACTTTAAGCTTTAATAAATAGATAGTAGCTCTATTTAGCATAAGATAAACATACACACTCTTCTCTGGGAATTGCTTCACACATGACAGAAATGGGACTGCTATTCTTATACCACGCACATCAGCACAGTATTTGAGCATCATCTCTGAGGTATGTATCTAGAAGAATTTCTAAAGCACTTAAGTGGAACATGGCAACCATTAAACAGTAACACCATACATGTTTATAACAGAAACTGGAGAATACAggtattaaactgatttttttctacaGTTTAAATAGGCAATTAAATGAGGTTCATGTTGCTCATCTAGCTTGCAATGGACAGAATTCAGCACTATACACCTTACCAAATTAGCCCATTACTACAAGATTGCTGGAGAACTCTGTTGGAGTAGTAAATAAATAGCTGGTCACATGGAGGCCAGTTAACAAGAATTTTTGACAAGAAAAGCTTTTATACCCAGGCTGTGCTCGCTCCTCCCAGTTTCACTTTGAAATTCATTGACACTTAATAAAGAGAAGTAGCGCAAACTAGCAATACTTACGAAATTGCAACGTTGCTTCCATCTATAATGATGTGTTTTAAATATGCTCTCCCAGGTTCATTTTTCAACTCCAGATTATACGGCTTTTTCAGAGAATCCATAAACCTCTGAACCCCAGTAACTGAGGCATCTGTATGATGACTGTACGGTCCCATTGTCTTCCTCTCTAGATTTGGAGCATGCAGTTGGGATGGAAACACAGAAGTTGGAAGAGGACGTTCAATGGGTTTTGGGATATCAAAAGAGGGTTGGTGGAGGAGTctaaactgggaaggattgcaatgTCCTGGTCTCTGCACATGAACAGGTTGATTATTCTGCGTATTCGAGGGCCCTGAAGATTTTTGCTGAACTACAGTTTCAGTCTGAACTGATGCATGCTCTCGGTCTGAGCTCCCTCTTGCTACAAAGTCAACATCTTTTAGTACTCCATATTTCTTTAATTCTTGTGCAGTGTTAAAAGACGGTATGAGACCATCAGTTTCTATATCATTTGTCCTGGAATTGGGACTCTGATCAGAAGAATTCAAATGTACTTGTTTACAATGCTCTGTTGAATTTTTAGTGGAAGGAAAAGCAGATTTATTTTTATAGTCTGTCACATGCATTTTGTCTTCTGCCCGGAGCTGTGCACGTGGTGAATTCgctcttttttgttttacattttttgtcTCCTTTAAAGTATGACTGGGTTTAAGTTGATTTTTACTGATAGAACCTCTATCTTTCAGAGTCTGTGAAAGATCTGCATTACCACCTGAATGCACACTTACAGTTCTAGATATCTGCGGTGACTGTTCCTTTTCCTTCTGAAACTTTGTACTTTCCTTTTCTATTGCTTCCAGGAGCATTAATGGTTCCATTGATTGTCCCAGTTCACTAATAACTTTCTCTACAATTTTTTGGGAATATCCCATGGTCTTGAAAAAGTTTACAAGAATCTTGTATTCCATTTCCTCACTAATGTCATCACAGTCTGTAATAGAGAAGCGTGGATCATCCGACTCATTGCAGCTATCAGAAATCAGATCAATAACTGCATCCCTATCTGGATCTTTACTGCATGGTGTAGGCCTGCCCTCCTGATCACTTTCTAATGAAAACTGTTTCTTAGGAAGCCTTTCCTCAGCATCAGAACACCTCCTTTTACATGACTGTCTCTCTTTGGAAACAGATGCCTCAAGTGGAGTCACACCATTAATAGGAACAAAACACTTTCCTGGTGCATTGGAAAACACCGTGTCCATTTGTTTTGTAAGCTCTGTTACAGGGGTTCCAGCTTTTTTTCTTGCTTCCTCTCCAATTGTTCTTCCATCTCCACTCATTACAGttagttttggggttttgttttgtgaaaaCTCTGGTGTACTTTCAGAATCTGTAGTAAGATCTATAATATTGCCATCTGCTTCACAGCAATCACTTTGTGTAAGATTCAGAAGTTCTCTTTTAAGCGAGCTAGGCAAGATCAACAAGTCCATTGTATATTTATCTGCATGTGCTTCCACAAATTGTTTAAATTGCTTTTTTATGTTCGATTCCTTGTCACTTAATAAGCCTTCATTGTTTTCAAAGAGCATCACAAACTGCTGAATATGACTTCTAGCCATCACAACAGCCTCTGCACAACCCTTAATACTAAGTAATCCTATTTCCTGCACTGTTATATCAGCACAGGTATCCTGAATAAGACAGTTAAGAAACAGGCTCTGTGCTCCAACAAAAATGCAGTGCATATCCTTTGGATAACATTCCTTTTCTTCTAGTTCAGGTTCACAGAGTCCCTTAATATACTCCTAT encodes:
- the N4BP1 gene encoding NEDD4-binding protein 1, whose protein sequence is MAAAGAADGPVPVLDEFTAPAEKSRFLEKSRGRIQSLFGVRLAVLGAPGDWCPSGQTPGSGPATDRIWLRLSGDKETVRSAKEYIKGLCEPELEEKECYPKDMHCIFVGAQSLFLNCLIQDTCADITVQEIGLLSIKGCAEAVVMARSHIQQFVMLFENNEGLLSDKESNIKKQFKQFVEAHADKYTMDLLILPSSLKRELLNLTQSDCCEADGNIIDLTTDSESTPEFSQNKTPKLTVMSGDGRTIGEEARKKAGTPVTELTKQMDTVFSNAPGKCFVPINGVTPLEASVSKERQSCKRRCSDAEERLPKKQFSLESDQEGRPTPCSKDPDRDAVIDLISDSCNESDDPRFSITDCDDISEEMEYKILVNFFKTMGYSQKIVEKVISELGQSMEPLMLLEAIEKESTKFQKEKEQSPQISRTVSVHSGGNADLSQTLKDRGSISKNQLKPSHTLKETKNVKQKRANSPRAQLRAEDKMHVTDYKNKSAFPSTKNSTEHCKQVHLNSSDQSPNSRTNDIETDGLIPSFNTAQELKKYGVLKDVDFVARGSSDREHASVQTETVVQQKSSGPSNTQNNQPVHVQRPGHCNPSQFRLLHQPSFDIPKPIERPLPTSVFPSQLHAPNLERKTMGPYSHHTDASVTGVQRFMDSLKKPYNLELKNEPGRAYLKHIIIDGSNVAISHGLQKFFSCRGIAIAVDYFWKRGHRNITVFVPQWRTKRHPNIKEQHFLTQLQDVGILSLTPARMVLGATIAAHDDRFLLHLADKTGGIIVTNDNFREFVTESHSWREIIEKRLLQYTFVGDIFMIPDDPLGRNGPRLEDFLRSECCSRDFPPAQITLPTGGLHSSGTSHFMPIPKSCSNNRQPMNQVHGGPPSARLPFEPNLPNIQTGLTIPPQRSTTETIQLREALIKIFPDSEQRQKIDRILAEHPFMRDLNALSAMVLD